Sequence from the Priestia megaterium genome:
GCAGCCAATCGAAGAGCTTCAAAAAATTTTAACGGCTATCGCGCCTTTTGCGGGCGCCGTTCATATTAGAGAAAAAGAGAAAACGGCAAAGCAGATTCAATGTTTACTAGAAAGCCTGCCATTTTGTCGCTCTAAAATTATTGTGAATGACCGAGTTGATGTAGCGCATGCTTTAAAAGCAAAAGGCGTACAGCTTGCCTATCATAGTTTAGACGTTTCGTTTGTTATAGACGCATTTCCTTCTCTTATTGTCGGAAAATCAGTTCACTCTGTGGAAGAGGCTTTAGAAGCTGAAAAAGATGGTGCTCACTACATTCTATACGGACATATTTATTCAACACATTCAAAAAAAGGATTAAAAAGTCGAGGGATAGCAGCACTAAAGGAAGTAGTAGACGCTGTACAGATACCGGTTATTGCCATTGGAGGAATTACACCTGTAAATGCCAAAGAGGTACTTCAAACAGGAGCACACGGCATAGCTGTGATGTCTGGTGTCATGCTTGCACAAGATCCCCTCAAAGCGATTAAACAATATTCTCATATATGGACATCTGGAGGTGGAGAAAATGAAGCAGCATTATGATGTACTGTTAATCGGAGGAGGTATAATCAGCTCTTCTATCGCTTATCATTTGTCAAAACAAGGAGCGTCAGTAGCTATTCTTGAGCGCAATCAAATTGGTTGTGAAGCTTCAAGTGCAGCCGCTGGTATTTTAGGTGCTCAAGCTGAAATTGATGAAGAAGGCCCTCTTTTAGACCTTGCTATTAAGAGCAGAAGCATGTTTCCTGAACTGGTGAAGGAACTAAAAGAAAAAACGGCTATCGACGTAGAGCTCATTCAAAAAGGCTTATTAAAAGTCGCTGTAACAGAAGAAGATGCACACGTATTAAAGAAAAAAGCCGCTCAGCACCACCGGTGGGATGAACATGTAAGATGGATCGATGTAAAAGAAGCGCGTTTGTTAGAACCCGGGCTCTCTCCAGACATATACGGAGCCATTACAATACCGGGAGACGGTCAGCTAGCTCCGGCTAAGTTAACGCAAGCTCTTGCTCATGGAGCCTTGTATCACGGAGCAGATGTATTCGAATACTGTGACGCTCATTCTCTTATTATGGAAAATGAAACAGTAAAAGGTGTACAGACGTCCAAAGGCTCTTTTTATGGAGAAAAAGTAGTTATTGCAGCAGGCTCATGGGCTAAACGCTTTATTTCTTCTGAACATTTAGGTCAGGTGTTTCCTGTAAAAGGGGAGTGTATTGCTCTTCAAAGTCATAAGCCGCTGCTTTCTAAAACGATTTTTTTAGATGAAGGTTTTTACTTAGTGCCTAAGACTGGTGGAAGAATCGTAATAGGGGCAACTAAGCTACAGCATGATTTTACCAAGACGGTTTCTGCACAAGGTATTCAATTTTTGCTGAATAAAGCTTCTGTGCTTCTGCCGGCCATTAAAGAAGCCACATTTGAAAAAGCATGGGCAGGTCTTCGTCCACAAACAAATGATGGTTGGCCTTATTTAGGAGAGCATCCTGAAATAGCGAATCTACACATGGCGTTTGGCCACTACCGAAACGGTATTTTATTAAGTGCTGCAACTGGAAAAATTATGGCTGATGCTTTGTTAGGGAAAAAGCCGAATCATTCATTTTTTACATCATTTCAGCTAACGAGAGTAATGGAGGGAGTTCATTGAATCTAATCATTAATGGTAAGACCGTCACTTTCGGAGATGAAATTGAAACGGTCGAGCACTTGTTGCAGGCTCAGAACCTGCATGAACGAGTGGTAATTGTTGAGCTAAACAAGAACATTTTGCAAAAAGAAGAACATAGCGATGCATGCTTAAAAGATGGCGATATATTAGAAGTTGTTTCATTTGTCGGAGGAGGATGAAGAGTATGTTAAAAATTGGACAATATACATTTAATTCACGTTTATTATTAGGAACAGGGAAATTTCCAGACTTTACGACTCAGCGTCAAGCGGTAGAAGAGTCGGAAACAGAAATTTTAACATTTGCTGTTAGACGAATGGATATTTTTGATCAAAATCAGCCTAATTTATTAGAAGCGCTTGATGTGAAGCGTTTCACTCTTTTGCCTAACACTGCTGGAGCAAAAAATGCAGAAGAGGCCGTACGTATTGCTAAATTAGCAAAGGCTTCTGGACTTTGTGACATGGTGAAAGTAGAAGTAATTGGATGTGATAAAACGCTGCTTCCTGATCCAGTTGAAACATTAAAAGCTAGTGAAGAACTGTTAAAAGAGGGCTTTACCGTTTTACCTTACACATCAGATGATGTTTTACTTGCGCGCCGTTTGGAAGAGTTAGGCGTACATGCCATTATGCCAGGAGCTTCGCCTATCGGTTCAGGTCAAGGTATTATTAATCCGTTGAACATGCGTTTTATCATTGAACAATCAACTGTTCCAGTAATTGTAGATGCAGGTATTGGAACAGCTTCAGACGCAGCTCAAGCTATGGAGCTAGGAGCAGATGGTGTGTTATTAAATACAGCTGTTTCAGGAGCAAAAGATCCTGTGAAAATGGCTCGTGCTATGAAGCTAGCGATTGAAGCAGGACGAGCAGCATTTGAAGCAGGACGTATTAAAAAGAAACAATATGCAACGGCAAGCAGTCCAACAGAAGGGATGAGTATCGGTTGATTAATCGTTATTCCCGCCAAGAATTGTTTCAACCTATTGGAAAAGGCGGACAGCAGCAAATTCAAGAAAAGCATGTTCTGATTGTAGGAGCAGGTGCTCTTGGAACAGGGAACGCCGAGGCCCTTGTGCGAGCGGGGGTAAAGAAAATAACGCTCATTGACCGGGACTATGTAGAGTGGAGCAACCTTCAGCGGCAGCAATTGTATAGTGAAAAAGATGCTGATAAAAGAATCCCAAAAGCAATTGCCGCTAAAAAACGGCTTCACGATATTAATCATGATGTAAAAGTAGAAGCGCACGTAGCAGACGGTACCCCTCAAGTTTTAGAACAGCTTGTTGAGGGGGTAGATGTTATGATTGATGCAACCGATAATTTTGACACACGCCTTGTAATGAATGATTTATCACAAAAATATGATATTCCTTGGATTTACGGAGCATGTGTAGGAAGTTATGGAATTAGTTATACTATCATACCAAGTGAAACACCGTGTTTATCCTGTTTGCTTGAATCTGTACCGCTTGGAGGGTTAACATGTGATACAGTGGGGATTATTAGTCCTGCTGTACAAATGGTAGTCGCTCATCAAGTAACAGAAGTGTTAAAAATATTAGTCGGAGACTGGAATGCGCTTAGGAGGGAACTTGTTTCGTTTGACGTATGGAAAAATGAGTATACGAGCATCAATGTGAACGTGTTTCGCAAATCTGCTTGCCGCTCATGCGGCAGTGAACAAACGTATCCCTTTTTACAATATGAAAATCAAACGAAAACAGCTGTGCTATGCGGAAGAAACACGGTACAAATCCGTCCGGGCAAATCAGCCAAGCAGCCGCTGCAGTCTTTAGGTGAACGATTAAAAGAAAAAGGATATAAAATTGAACAAAATCCGTATCTGCTTTCTTTTTATGTAGATGATTACCGTTTAGTGATGTTTCAAGATGGGCGCGTCTTTGTCCATGGAACAAACGATATAGTAGAAGCAAAGTCACTTTATCATCGGTATATTGGGTAAGAAAGAGATGGAGGTTTCAAGCATGACAGTACCAAAAGCATTAACCATTGCTGGATCAGACAGCGGTGGAGGAGCAGGCATTCAAGCAGATTTAAAAACATTTCAAGAGCGTGACGTTTTTGGCATGTCTGTTATTACAGCTGTGACTGCACAAAATACAGTTGGCGTTCAAGGAGTTTATCCTTTAGAAGTAGAAGCAGTTGAAACGCAGTTAGATTCAATTGCCACTGACTTATTTCCTAATGCAGTGAAGACAGGTATGTTGTTCAGTGCTGATATTATTTACGCAGTGGCTCGTAAAATCAAACAGTACGGACTGCAAAATGTTGTAGTTGATCCCGTTATGATTGCAAAAGGCGGTCAGTCTCTTCTTCAAAGAGAAGCTGTACAGGCTCTAAAAGAATTATTGCCTCTTTGTGAAGTCATTACGCCGAACATACCGGAGGCGGAAGTCATCACGGGTAAAGAAATTCACACGATTGAAGACAGAAAAGAAGCGGCAAAACAGATGCATGAGCTAGGTGTAAAGTACGTGGTAATTAAAGGCGGACATGATCAATCTCATCAAGATATGATTGATATAGTGTATGATGGTCATACGTACGTTGAAATCAAGCATGAAAAGATGAATACAAAGCATACACACGGAACGGGATGCACGTTTGCTGCTTGCGTCACGGCTGAACTAGCGAAAGGCAAAAGCGTGGTTGAAGCAGTTCAAACCGCTTCGGATTTTGTTCACTATGCGATTAAGCATACGCTTGAAATTGGTTCCGGACACGGTCCTACTAATCATTGGGCGTATAGAAAATACTTTCGTTCAAACATATAAAAAAACGTGCCTACAATCTAGGCACGTTTTTTATGAAGAAGGAATATGTGTAGGAATCTCTCCATCGATGCCTAAATAATAATGTCTAATGGGCTTTAAATTATCATCAAGCTCATAAACAAGCGGCACGCTTGTGGGAATATTCAAGTTCGCAATGCCATCAGGCGAAATGTTATCCAAATACTGCATCAGAGCTCTAATCGTATTACCGTGAGCGGAAATAATGACTCTTTTGCCAGCTTTAATAGAAGGAGCAATGATTTCATCCCAGTATTCAAGAACCCGCTTTTCTGTATCAGCTAAGTTTTCAGTTGCAGGAAATTGCCCTCTACTTAAGTCCTTATACTTCGGATTGGAAGCTTCATAGCGAATATCTGTTGTCTCTAAAGCAGGAGGGCGTTCGTCCATCGACCTTCTCCACAAATGTACTTGCTCTTCTCCAAATTTTTTTGCGGTTTCTTCTTTGTTCAAGCCTTGAAGAGCTCCGTAGTGACGTTCATTCAGCCTCCAAGATTTATATACGGGAATCCACATGAAGTCCATTTGATGTAAGATAATCCACAGAGTACGAATGGATCGTTTTAAAACAGAAGTATAGGCAATATCAAACACATACTCGTTTTTTTTTAATACTTTTCCGGCTTCTCGCGCTTCTTGCAATCCATTTTTAGAAAGGTCTACATCCGTCCAGCCTGTAAATTTATTTTCAAGGTTCCATACGCTTTGTCCATGCCGAATCAATACAAGTTTTATCATCATGTTCTCCTTTCAACAGTGACTAAGGACTATATTCTTTTTTATTATGAGAAGGAAAGAGTTTTTTATCCTAAAGCTGGGAAAAGGAGTTTTTATCATTTAGAAAAAGTGATGCCGAAAAGTAAAGCTTTAACTTTTTTACGCATATGATAAAAATAAAAAAGGAAGGGAAGATAGTGGATGAGTGACCAAGAACGTCAGATTCAAGCGCTGCACGGCCAGATTGAAGATTTAAAAGAAGAAATGTATCAAATGAAGCTTGATATTAGCACATTAGAGAAAGAAAAAGGAAAGCCTGTTTTGACACCGGCTCTCGTTGGTCAAATAGGAGGTTTTGTTCTAGGTGGATTAGCTATAATTGGTATTTTTTGGATGTAGAACTTCTCGTTTTGAAAACGAAAAGTTCTCCTGATTTTTCAATAAGCAATTCCAACGCGGCATTTGGAAAACTTTTGAGCCCATATCTCATGGTAGGTAAAGTGAGCGGTATCTCCCGTTGAAATTTTAACGGCATCTGGAGGTAAAATATCTTTTTCCACTCGATACGTGCCTGT
This genomic interval carries:
- the thiS gene encoding sulfur carrier protein ThiS — translated: MNLIINGKTVTFGDEIETVEHLLQAQNLHERVVIVELNKNILQKEEHSDACLKDGDILEVVSFVGGG
- the gpmA gene encoding 2,3-diphosphoglycerate-dependent phosphoglycerate mutase produces the protein MIKLVLIRHGQSVWNLENKFTGWTDVDLSKNGLQEAREAGKVLKKNEYVFDIAYTSVLKRSIRTLWIILHQMDFMWIPVYKSWRLNERHYGALQGLNKEETAKKFGEEQVHLWRRSMDERPPALETTDIRYEASNPKYKDLSRGQFPATENLADTEKRVLEYWDEIIAPSIKAGKRVIISAHGNTIRALMQYLDNISPDGIANLNIPTSVPLVYELDDNLKPIRHYYLGIDGEIPTHIPSS
- a CDS encoding thiazole biosynthesis adenylyltransferase ThiF; protein product: MINRYSRQELFQPIGKGGQQQIQEKHVLIVGAGALGTGNAEALVRAGVKKITLIDRDYVEWSNLQRQQLYSEKDADKRIPKAIAAKKRLHDINHDVKVEAHVADGTPQVLEQLVEGVDVMIDATDNFDTRLVMNDLSQKYDIPWIYGACVGSYGISYTIIPSETPCLSCLLESVPLGGLTCDTVGIISPAVQMVVAHQVTEVLKILVGDWNALRRELVSFDVWKNEYTSINVNVFRKSACRSCGSEQTYPFLQYENQTKTAVLCGRNTVQIRPGKSAKQPLQSLGERLKEKGYKIEQNPYLLSFYVDDYRLVMFQDGRVFVHGTNDIVEAKSLYHRYIG
- a CDS encoding thiazole synthase — encoded protein: MLKIGQYTFNSRLLLGTGKFPDFTTQRQAVEESETEILTFAVRRMDIFDQNQPNLLEALDVKRFTLLPNTAGAKNAEEAVRIAKLAKASGLCDMVKVEVIGCDKTLLPDPVETLKASEELLKEGFTVLPYTSDDVLLARRLEELGVHAIMPGASPIGSGQGIINPLNMRFIIEQSTVPVIVDAGIGTASDAAQAMELGADGVLLNTAVSGAKDPVKMARAMKLAIEAGRAAFEAGRIKKKQYATASSPTEGMSIG
- a CDS encoding thiamine phosphate synthase yields the protein MDIPKFHVITTDKQPIEELQKILTAIAPFAGAVHIREKEKTAKQIQCLLESLPFCRSKIIVNDRVDVAHALKAKGVQLAYHSLDVSFVIDAFPSLIVGKSVHSVEEALEAEKDGAHYILYGHIYSTHSKKGLKSRGIAALKEVVDAVQIPVIAIGGITPVNAKEVLQTGAHGIAVMSGVMLAQDPLKAIKQYSHIWTSGGGENEAAL
- the thiD gene encoding bifunctional hydroxymethylpyrimidine kinase/phosphomethylpyrimidine kinase — its product is MTVPKALTIAGSDSGGGAGIQADLKTFQERDVFGMSVITAVTAQNTVGVQGVYPLEVEAVETQLDSIATDLFPNAVKTGMLFSADIIYAVARKIKQYGLQNVVVDPVMIAKGGQSLLQREAVQALKELLPLCEVITPNIPEAEVITGKEIHTIEDRKEAAKQMHELGVKYVVIKGGHDQSHQDMIDIVYDGHTYVEIKHEKMNTKHTHGTGCTFAACVTAELAKGKSVVEAVQTASDFVHYAIKHTLEIGSGHGPTNHWAYRKYFRSNI
- the thiO gene encoding glycine oxidase ThiO, whose protein sequence is MKQHYDVLLIGGGIISSSIAYHLSKQGASVAILERNQIGCEASSAAAGILGAQAEIDEEGPLLDLAIKSRSMFPELVKELKEKTAIDVELIQKGLLKVAVTEEDAHVLKKKAAQHHRWDEHVRWIDVKEARLLEPGLSPDIYGAITIPGDGQLAPAKLTQALAHGALYHGADVFEYCDAHSLIMENETVKGVQTSKGSFYGEKVVIAAGSWAKRFISSEHLGQVFPVKGECIALQSHKPLLSKTIFLDEGFYLVPKTGGRIVIGATKLQHDFTKTVSAQGIQFLLNKASVLLPAIKEATFEKAWAGLRPQTNDGWPYLGEHPEIANLHMAFGHYRNGILLSAATGKIMADALLGKKPNHSFFTSFQLTRVMEGVH